GTTAATTATTATTGTCATAAATAATCGAGGAATGTTGAATGATGGCGGATTTAGGCGGGGGATAGGGATGCAAATTGAGTACTAATTTGAAGGGAAAATTTGTATATATGTTCCGCTTGACAATTCAAAATACACTGATTAGTATGATACCAAGCAACATATTTGGCGATGACCAAAGACATGATTCCCATAACGGACTGTACAGAGAGAGAAGTGATTGGTGCAAGCTTCTTCCGTCATCGGATGTGGAGTTACCCCTTTGCAGCCGTGACCTCGAACCTCCCAAACTAATGAGAGCAGTAGACGTCACCGACTGATCCCCGATACCGGATTCTAATAAGGATCTGTCTGCAACCAACGTTAGCCCACGGCTTCATTGGATTGTCATGCAGGTCGAATTAGGGTGGAACCACGAGCTGAACGCACTCGTCCCTTGAGGGAAGAGATGCGTTTTTTTGCGTTCAAATCAAAGGAGAAATGGAGGGCGTTAGTCATGGAAGTTCAAGTTACTTTGGCGGATGGATCAATCAGGAGGTATCAGCAAGGCACCACGATCGAGCAGGTAGCGGAGTCTATCCGTGCAGGACTTAAAAAGCAGGCGATAGCAGGCAAGATGAATGGCAGCATTGTCGATGTGAACAGACCTATTGACCAAGACTGCCGCCTGGACATTATCACGCTTGAAAGCAAAGAAGGTCTGGACATTTATCGTCATACCTCAGCTCATGTCATGGCTCAAGCCATCAAAAGGATCTACGGAGAGCAGTCCGTTAAACTGGGAATAGGTCCGGTTATTGACGACGGGTTCTACTACGACATTGATATCGAGAAGCCGCTATCTAGTGATGATTTGATTATGATCGAAAGCATGATGGAGAAGATTGTACAAGAGAATCATGCCATTGTGCGCAGAGAGCTGAGCAGAGCGGAAGCGGTTGAGTGGTTTACCAAACAGGAGGAGACCCTGAAGCTCGAGCTGATTCGTGATTTACCGGAAGACGCAGTAATCAGTCTCTATGAGCAGGGAGAGTTTACTGATTTATGTCGGGGACCTCACTTACCGTCTACAGGCCGAATGAAAGCCTTTAAGTTATTAAACGTAGCCGGAGCATACTGGAGGGGCGATGCGTCGAACAAGATGCTGCAGCGCATATATGGGACTGCATTTCCCAAGCAAGCTCAGCTGGTGGAGCATCTGCACATGCTTGAGGAAGCGAAGAAGCGTGACCACCGAAAGCTGGGTAAAGAGCTGGAATTGTTCATGTTCTCAGAGGAAGCGCCCGGTATGCCGTTTTATTTGCCTAAAGGGATGATCATCCGTACGGAGCTGGAGCAATTTGCCAGAGAAATGCAGAGAAAACGGGAATATGAGGAAGTTCGTACGCCTTCGATGATGAACAATAGGGTCTGGGAGCAATCCGGACATTGGGATCATTACAAGGACAATATGTATTTTACGAACGTAGATGATACCAAGTATGCGTTGAAGCCTATGAATTGTCCCGGACACATGCTGATGTACAAGAATAAGCTGCATTCCTACAGGGACCTGCCGATACGGTTTGCGGAGTTCGGGCAAGTGCATCGTCATGAATACTCCGGTGCTCTGAACGGCATGATGAGGGTTCGTACGTTTTGCCAGGATGATGCTCACTTGTTCGTCAGACCAGATCAGATCGAGGAAGAAATCAGCCGGATTATGGGTATGATCGACGCGATGTATCAAGTGTTTGGGTTTGCGTACAAAGTAGAGCTATCTACACGCCCGGAAGATTCGATGGGGTCCGAGGAGCTGTGGGATGAAGCAGAAGCGGCACTTAGGCAGGTGCTCGAGCAGCGCGGCGTGGAATATCGGCTAAATGAAGGAGACGGCGCTTTCTACGGGCCTAAGATTGACTTTCATATCCTGGATGCATTAAAGAGAAGTTGGCAATGTGGAACGATACAGTTGGATTTTCAGATGCCGGAGAAGTTTGAGCTTACTTATATAGGGGAAGATGGGCGAAAGCATCGTCCTGTGCTCATTCACCGCGCGGTATATGGCTCAGTCGACCGGTTCATGGGGATCTTAATAGAGCATTTTGCGGGAGCCTTCCCGCTATGGCTAGCTCCTGTTCATGCCAAGTTGCTGACTGTCTCTGACAAATATATACCGTATGCGCTTGAGGTGAAAGAACAGCTTGAAGCTAGCGGCATTCGTGTAGGTCTGGATATCCGTATGGAAAAATTGGGTTATAAGATCAGGGAAGCGCAGATGGAGAAATTGCCGTACATTCTCATTATCGGTGAAGAAGAGCAGGCCACAGGAAGTGTAGCCGTCCGAAAAAGAGGAGAAGGCGATCTTGGAGCAAGGAGTATAGAGGAGTGGAAGCAGTCCGTGCTGCAGGATATTCAAGCTAAGACGGTTTAGGGACGAACTCCCTATGCAAACAAGGTTAGTCCGACAAAGCGACGAATCATTCGTCCGAGCGGGCTAGCCTTTTTTCTTGAGATCACCGTTGACGGCCTCAACTACGGGGATACTCTATCATGATCGAGGATGGGATATAAATCATGACTGCAAGAATGAAATTACATAACAAATGTTATGTAAACAAATATAATTCTTTTCGTATCAAAGGCAAAGTATACGCAACTTTGTATCGGTAAGCCGTGTACATGTTGAGGTACGAAATGGGAAGAGCTTGGTTTGGCTTGTTTTAGTCCTAATGGTGTCGGTTAGACAACACCTATAGTGAGATCGAGGCATTGCGATAACTTGATGGTGGGAGTATTACTCTGGCTCTGCTGAATGACCCGTAGGTTGTCTTATAGACAAACCGATTGTTGTCGAGTAGAGGGAGTGAGCAGAGTTTGGTTGTTGCAAATGCGGCTTTTTGCTATAATAGCAACATGAAAGCGTTTGGCGCAAATTGCTGCGAAAGGGAGATTCGTTTGCCTACTTTAAAAGATGTCGCCGAGCATGTAGGAGTGTCCATTTCTACGGTATCACGTGTTGTAAATAACGATACCAGCAGAGCGGTTCATCCGGACACTCGTCAAAAGATATGGGAAGCCGTAGCGCTTCTCGGTTATCAGCCCAATGACGGGGCAAGAGAGCTCGTCAAGCGGGGAAAGCCTAAGAAAAAGCTTCAATCTAAAGTAGGTTGTATCGTTGCTGTCCCGCAAAACAAATACAATCATCCTTATTTTTCCCCAATATTGGCCGGTATCGAACAGGGACTGACTGATCATGGCTATGATTTAGCTTATATTCATTCCGGTGAAGAGCTGAAGAAAATGAACATCCTGCATAAAGTGATTCAAGAAAGTGAAATCAGCGGGCTTATCCTCGTAGAGGGCGTTGACGAAGCTACTTATTCCTACATCAAACGGCATGTGCCGCATCTGGTCGGTGTCGACATTTCGGATCCGAGTGTACCACGGGTCGGGTATGACCGTCTTGCCGCAGCCAAGCATGCTGTTCAGCATTTGATCACCCGAGGACATACCCGTATCGGCTATATCGGCGGACCGGGACTCTCCATGAATATGGAGAAGGAGAAGAGATACCGCGGATTTAAAGAAGCTATGGAAGAAGCGGGGCTGGAAGTCGACAAGGCTTGGGTCTTCGACACAGGCTGGGATGTTGATAAGAGCTACGAGATGATGAAAGAAGCGCTGCAAAGCTTCCATGAAACGCGGCCGCAAGCGATGTTCGCTGCTAGTGATATGATGGCCATATCAGCGATGCGGGCGGCAAATGAGCTAGGATATCAAATTCCGCAAGAGATGGCCTTTGCTTCCATTGACAACATCGAGTTTTCCCAGTACTGCTCTCCGCCTCTCACAACGATTCATATGCCTAAATTCGAAATAGGATGGGTGGCAGCGAAAACGCTTGTGGATTATATGAACGGCATGTACCCGATTCCTGTCAAAATCTCAGTGCCTTTTGAATTGATCGTGCGAAGTTCTACGTAACAGAGGGAGTTTGCCAGCATTTGATTGTATATTGGCGATAGTACATTTGCAAATGACGAAAGGTAACCGGAAACAGAAAAATGTTTCTGGTTTTTTTGTATCCAAAAACAAGTAATTAGCATTAATTTGGCGCAAAAAACAATCCAAAAATACAAATTTTATATTGACATGTCTGGAAAATAGGGATAAGATTCAAGTATAAGTTTGGCGCAAACGATGCATCTTTTTGGATGGATAATCATGCGAATCAAGATGAAAGGAGTGAAGCTATTTTGAAGAAAATCAGATTAGCAATGATCGGCTTAGGCGATATGGGGACGGGGCACGCCGCCGGTTTCGATCAAATTGAGGATTGTGAAATTGTGTGGATCGCCGACCCGCAAGAAAGCAACAGAAATAGGGCGCTTCGATACATCAGAAGGAATCAGCCAAGAATCGCTTCCGATTACAGGGAATTGCTTCAGGAGTCTGATACTTTTGATGCTGTAGTGATCGCGGTGCCTAATTATTTGCACAAGGAGGCGGCCATCCCTTTTTTAGAATTAAATAAGCACATGCTTCTCGAAAAGCCTGTCGCGCACAATTTGCAAGATTGCGACGCAATAAGGGCCAAAGCGGAGCAAAGCAGTGCGATTTTGCAAATCGGTCTTGTGTACCGCTATTCCAACGTGTATCGCAGAATGAAGCAGGAGCTCTCCAGAGGAAAGCTGGGGCAGGTTAGCATGATGTGGTGTAAAGAATTCCGCGACCCGTTTCCGCCCGTGGATTGGTTCTACGATCAAGCGAGGTCTGGCGGTACCCTGGTGGAAAAGGATTGCCATCATTTTGACATTTTCAATTGGATGATCGGCGCTAAGCCGCTGCGCGTGTTTGCATCCGGCGGTCAGCATGTGCTTCGTCAAGGGGAGAAGAACTTGATTACGAATTCTTACACCCACTATCCAGCGAAATATATGGAGAATACTTCAATTGTCGATCATGCGTGGGTCACCATTGATTATGAGAACGGAGCGAAAGCGAATCTCGGACTTTGCATGTACCTGCAGCCGAAGAACTTGATGGATGAAGGCTTGGAAATCGGACTCATCGGAAGCAACGGCGCCCAAATGATCGCGAAGAAAGACAGCACCATCGATATCGCGGGTGGAGCCGACAGCACCAAAGAGCATATCGACATCGATGTCGAGTCGGATACGTTCAGCGGCGGGCATACCGGAAGTCAGCGTCAGCGGAAAGAATTCCTGGAGTCGATACGCACAGGAAAGCCGCCGTTTGCCAGCGTTGATGTGGGCAGGGACGCGCTTCTTATCGCGCTTGCAGCAGAGAAGTCAGTGAAAGAAGAACGATACGTATACATTTCGGAGCTGGTTTCATCCGGAGGGGAAGTGGAGCATGAGATCAAGGTATAAGGAAGAATTCATATTCTTTGCTTTTATCTCTCCTTGGGTGATCGGATTTCTTGCTTTCTTTATCGTTCCGGCGATGACGAGTCTCACTTACAGCTTTGCTGATTACAATTCCATTACAGCTCCGACTTGGATTGATTTCGCAATTATACCGAATTACTCCATGACACGGTGTATATAAAGAGCTTTGGCAATACATTGTTCTTCGTATTCATTGCCGTTCCCATCACCGTAAGCTTTCAAATTCTAACTTCCGTGGTGCTCAATATTGAAGTCAAAGGATCTCACGTCTTCCGAACTCTGTATTTCTTGCCTTATCTTGTTCCTCCCGTGGCAACGGTGATTCTGTGGGTCATCATGTTTGGGACGGATAGCGGCATTATCAATCAGCTGCTTGCCTGGTTCGGTGCCTCTAAAGTCGATTGGTTCGGTTCCGAACAGTGGATCAAGCCGATTATTGTTACGATTGGAATTTGGATGTCAGGCGGTCCCGTCCTTATCTTTCTTTCGGCGCTCAAAGGGATCCCAGGCTATTTGTACGAAGCCTCCCGAATTGACGGTGCCGGAGCTGTCAGAAGGTTCTTCACCATTACGTTGCCCATGCTCTCCCCAACAATCCTGTTCGCCGTGGTCATGCAAATGATTTACTACTTCCAGATGTTTACCGAATCGATGCTGCTCAATAACGGAGGCCCGAATTACGCATCCCGCACCTATATGTTCAATACGTTTCAAACGGCTTTTCGGGATATGAAGTTCGGATACGCCATGGCTCAGTCATGGATCTTGTTTGCCATCATCTTACTCCTGACATTGCTGCTCATGAAATCCTCCAAACGGTGGGTCTATTATGAGTCCGAGAAAGGAAGCGGATAAGGATGCGAATTCAAACGATATCGAGAACGGCCGTTCATTATGCGTTTCTTCTTCTAGGTCTGATGATGTTTGCCGGTCCATTGGTATGGTTAATCTCCACGATGCTGAAAACTCAAGAGCAGACGTTTCAATATCCGCCCAGCTTCATTCCTAATCCAGTGACGCTGGATGCATTTCCTCGATTGTTCGAATCTATGCCGCTGATGGGGCGATGGATCTTAAATTCGTTTGCCATCTCTGGAATGGTCGGCATCGGTACAACTGTATTTGCGTCTCTTGTTGCGTTCGGCTTTGCCCGGACCAAAGGAAGGCTGCGAGGCGTATTATTCACCATTGTCTTAGCGACCCTGATGATCCCTGCGCAGATCACCTTAATCCCGCTGTACCTCATGTACAAACAGATAGGCTGGTATAACACCTGGCTTCCCCTCATCGTTCCTCAAATACTGGCAAATCCCTATTTTATCTTCATGTATCGGCAATTTTTCATGTCGCTGCCGCGCGAGCTGGACGAAGCTGTCCAAATGGAAGGCGGCGGATACTGGACGATCTACAGCCAGGTCATCATGCCGCTAACAAAGCCAACGGTCATCACCGGGTTCATTTTCTCTTTCGTGTTTTCATGGACCGATTTTTTCTCTCCGCTCATTTATATCCAGTCTGAAAAGCTGCAGACCCTGAGTGTGGGCTTGCAAATGATTATGGGTCAAACCTCACATGATTTTCCGGTGCTGGCGGCAGGTTCTTTTATTGCACTGCTTCCGATAGGCTGCTTGTACTTCTTTGCTCAAAGGTACTTTGTCGAAGGGGTGGTGATGTCCGGAATGAAATGATGGAGCGCAAATGCATGAAGAAAAGCATTCTTTTTGGAGTATAGCCTTTTGTAAGAGTGGTCGACCATCATCAGGTGACCCCCGATCAAGGGTTATCTCTCCATTGGAATGATACAAAATGTATCTAGAAAAGAAGTGAAATCACAAGGAGGATGTCTATGAAACGAGAAAGATGGTTAGGGGTCTTGTCATCAACGACCATGCTCGGAGTCCTGCTGCTTGCGGGCTGCAGCAATCCCGCTGCGAACGGGCCGTCGCCTGCAACTGGCTCTGAATCAGGCAAGTCAAGTACAGAAGCTAAGACCAATGAAGCTGCTGGTGACGCAGCAGGCACAGCGGATGAAATCAGCGGAAAGATCGTGTATTCCCAGTGGGGGACTAACGTAGAGACCGAGCAAACCAAGGAATTGTTGAAGGAATTCAACAAAAAGTACCCGAAAGTGGAAGTCGAGGTCGTGAGCAAAGATTGGGGAACGTACTGGACCTCGCTCACAGCGCAGGCCGCGTCCAAGGATTTGCCCGACGTGTACAAAATGAGTTTCGCTTACGTGGATAAATATGCAAAGCTTGGAGCCTTAAAGGATCTGACCCAACTCATCGCCGACAATCAGTTTCATACGGAGGATTTTGAGCCGGGTGTTCTAGCTGCGCATCAGGTAGGAGGCAAGCAGGTCTCGCTTCCTCGCGATGCCAATACGATTGTGATGTATGCGAATAAAGGATTGTTTCAGGATTCCAAAACGAATCCGGCTGGTGCTGTGATGCCTACAGGTGAGCAAACCTGGGATCAGGTGCTTGAGACAGCCAAAAAAATGACGCTCGACAGCAAGGGGAAAACGGCGGCCGATCCGGATTTTGACGCTCAGCATATCGTTCAGTGGGGATTGACTGTCGATGCCGCCGGCTCTGCCGATTCCGTGCTGGAACCGCAGATCGCTTCCAATAACGGCAAGTTAGTTAACGATGATGGCTCACTGGCGCTTGAAACGCCTGAAGCCAAGCAGGTACTGGAGTTTTACCGGGATTTGGTTGCCAAATACCATGTAACGCCGACATCCAGCCAAAGCCAGTCGCTATCGAAGGATCCCTTTTTGACTATGACCACAGGGAAAGTTGCGA
This genomic window from Paenibacillus hexagrammi contains:
- the thrS gene encoding threonine--tRNA ligase; amino-acid sequence: MEVQVTLADGSIRRYQQGTTIEQVAESIRAGLKKQAIAGKMNGSIVDVNRPIDQDCRLDIITLESKEGLDIYRHTSAHVMAQAIKRIYGEQSVKLGIGPVIDDGFYYDIDIEKPLSSDDLIMIESMMEKIVQENHAIVRRELSRAEAVEWFTKQEETLKLELIRDLPEDAVISLYEQGEFTDLCRGPHLPSTGRMKAFKLLNVAGAYWRGDASNKMLQRIYGTAFPKQAQLVEHLHMLEEAKKRDHRKLGKELELFMFSEEAPGMPFYLPKGMIIRTELEQFAREMQRKREYEEVRTPSMMNNRVWEQSGHWDHYKDNMYFTNVDDTKYALKPMNCPGHMLMYKNKLHSYRDLPIRFAEFGQVHRHEYSGALNGMMRVRTFCQDDAHLFVRPDQIEEEISRIMGMIDAMYQVFGFAYKVELSTRPEDSMGSEELWDEAEAALRQVLEQRGVEYRLNEGDGAFYGPKIDFHILDALKRSWQCGTIQLDFQMPEKFELTYIGEDGRKHRPVLIHRAVYGSVDRFMGILIEHFAGAFPLWLAPVHAKLLTVSDKYIPYALEVKEQLEASGIRVGLDIRMEKLGYKIREAQMEKLPYILIIGEEEQATGSVAVRKRGEGDLGARSIEEWKQSVLQDIQAKTV
- a CDS encoding Gfo/Idh/MocA family protein translates to MKKIRLAMIGLGDMGTGHAAGFDQIEDCEIVWIADPQESNRNRALRYIRRNQPRIASDYRELLQESDTFDAVVIAVPNYLHKEAAIPFLELNKHMLLEKPVAHNLQDCDAIRAKAEQSSAILQIGLVYRYSNVYRRMKQELSRGKLGQVSMMWCKEFRDPFPPVDWFYDQARSGGTLVEKDCHHFDIFNWMIGAKPLRVFASGGQHVLRQGEKNLITNSYTHYPAKYMENTSIVDHAWVTIDYENGAKANLGLCMYLQPKNLMDEGLEIGLIGSNGAQMIAKKDSTIDIAGGADSTKEHIDIDVESDTFSGGHTGSQRQRKEFLESIRTGKPPFASVDVGRDALLIALAAEKSVKEERYVYISELVSSGGEVEHEIKV
- a CDS encoding carbohydrate ABC transporter permease, with translation MRIQTISRTAVHYAFLLLGLMMFAGPLVWLISTMLKTQEQTFQYPPSFIPNPVTLDAFPRLFESMPLMGRWILNSFAISGMVGIGTTVFASLVAFGFARTKGRLRGVLFTIVLATLMIPAQITLIPLYLMYKQIGWYNTWLPLIVPQILANPYFIFMYRQFFMSLPRELDEAVQMEGGGYWTIYSQVIMPLTKPTVITGFIFSFVFSWTDFFSPLIYIQSEKLQTLSVGLQMIMGQTSHDFPVLAAGSFIALLPIGCLYFFAQRYFVEGVVMSGMK
- a CDS encoding carbohydrate ABC transporter permease encodes the protein MFFVFIAVPITVSFQILTSVVLNIEVKGSHVFRTLYFLPYLVPPVATVILWVIMFGTDSGIINQLLAWFGASKVDWFGSEQWIKPIIVTIGIWMSGGPVLIFLSALKGIPGYLYEASRIDGAGAVRRFFTITLPMLSPTILFAVVMQMIYYFQMFTESMLLNNGGPNYASRTYMFNTFQTAFRDMKFGYAMAQSWILFAIILLLTLLLMKSSKRWVYYESEKGSG
- a CDS encoding LacI family DNA-binding transcriptional regulator — encoded protein: MPTLKDVAEHVGVSISTVSRVVNNDTSRAVHPDTRQKIWEAVALLGYQPNDGARELVKRGKPKKKLQSKVGCIVAVPQNKYNHPYFSPILAGIEQGLTDHGYDLAYIHSGEELKKMNILHKVIQESEISGLILVEGVDEATYSYIKRHVPHLVGVDISDPSVPRVGYDRLAAAKHAVQHLITRGHTRIGYIGGPGLSMNMEKEKRYRGFKEAMEEAGLEVDKAWVFDTGWDVDKSYEMMKEALQSFHETRPQAMFAASDMMAISAMRAANELGYQIPQEMAFASIDNIEFSQYCSPPLTTIHMPKFEIGWVAAKTLVDYMNGMYPIPVKISVPFELIVRSST
- a CDS encoding ABC transporter substrate-binding protein, with the protein product MKRERWLGVLSSTTMLGVLLLAGCSNPAANGPSPATGSESGKSSTEAKTNEAAGDAAGTADEISGKIVYSQWGTNVETEQTKELLKEFNKKYPKVEVEVVSKDWGTYWTSLTAQAASKDLPDVYKMSFAYVDKYAKLGALKDLTQLIADNQFHTEDFEPGVLAAHQVGGKQVSLPRDANTIVMYANKGLFQDSKTNPAGAVMPTGEQTWDQVLETAKKMTLDSKGKTAADPDFDAQHIVQWGLTVDAAGSADSVLEPQIASNNGKLVNDDGSLALETPEAKQVLEFYRDLVAKYHVTPTSSQSQSLSKDPFLTMTTGKVAMSFAGSWSAAEFKKANISFDTFLPPKFKSTKTVVQVAGNAMSPYTKNEKAAWALLSWLSGPEGQIALAKQGQSIPANKQAAQTYLGIDEGYNKQTFIDSQKYAITAPFFDGKEKLLWEIIPQKLAQPLSGKGDIDAVVKEVKSLYGK